The Stenotrophomonas maltophilia genome includes a region encoding these proteins:
- a CDS encoding basic secretory protein-like protein codes for MSGMRYRLLPLALVALSFSSFGQTQAFDTQLTRDGVTLNYQDARGALAAPQRKRVIDTFFFAYLRERADFHPPAPAMVRIVIDPAYTGIAFVGDKDQAATITINPGWLAQHPNDIDLVTHEAMHIVQGYPGYGDARVPGWLVEGIADYARDRYGMDNAAAGWVLPDKVEKGQNFDSGYRVTGAFLKWAEAEYPGLVLALDKALRDGRYTPALWQKHTGKALPALWTQYAKPRSDAPPPAPARRGKRR; via the coding sequence ATGAGCGGCATGCGCTACCGTCTTCTGCCTCTGGCCCTTGTTGCCCTGTCCTTCTCAAGTTTCGGCCAGACCCAGGCGTTCGATACGCAGCTGACCCGCGACGGCGTGACGCTGAACTACCAGGACGCCCGTGGCGCCCTGGCCGCGCCGCAGCGCAAGCGGGTAATCGATACGTTCTTCTTCGCCTACCTGCGCGAACGTGCGGACTTCCACCCGCCCGCGCCGGCGATGGTGCGCATCGTGATCGATCCGGCCTACACCGGCATCGCCTTCGTCGGCGACAAGGACCAGGCAGCGACGATCACCATCAACCCAGGCTGGTTGGCGCAGCACCCGAACGACATCGACCTGGTCACCCATGAGGCGATGCACATCGTGCAGGGCTATCCAGGTTACGGCGATGCACGGGTGCCGGGCTGGCTGGTGGAAGGCATCGCCGACTACGCACGCGACCGCTACGGCATGGACAATGCCGCCGCAGGCTGGGTACTGCCGGACAAGGTCGAGAAGGGGCAGAATTTCGACAGCGGCTACCGGGTGACCGGTGCGTTCCTGAAATGGGCCGAGGCCGAGTATCCCGGCCTGGTGCTGGCGCTGGACAAGGCCCTGCGCGACGGCCGCTATACGCCGGCGCTGTGGCAGAAGCACACCGGCAAGGCACTGCCGGCGCTGTGGACGCAGTATGCCAAGCCGCGTTCGGATGCACCGCCGCCGGCACCAGCGCGCCGCGGCAAGCGGCGCTGA
- a CDS encoding IS481-like element ISStma1 family transposase, translating to MNHHKNARLTVYSRALLIRRILHEGLRPEEAAQACGVSVRTAYKWLARFRQFGAPGLENRSSRPHQTPHATPAPVIEQIKEHRRKRQTYLTISKALGVGHSTISRLMRAHGLNRLCRLEPPKEVIRYEYDQPGGLLHLDIKKLGNFQRPGHRTDAKRRGNAAGGGWGYVHVAIDDHSRVAFSSVHPNEQAETACQALLGALQYYASLGITFKRILTDNGACYRSTAFAKLLKSLGIKHIRTKPYTPRTNGKAERFIQTSLREWAYAREYASSDQRNSVLTQWLHHYNWHRPHMGIGGQPPISRVLLNNVVGLHS from the coding sequence ATGAACCACCATAAAAATGCCCGTTTGACCGTCTATAGTCGAGCACTTCTTATTCGCCGCATCCTCCACGAGGGCCTGCGCCCAGAGGAAGCAGCCCAAGCATGCGGCGTAAGTGTGCGTACGGCCTACAAATGGCTGGCCCGATTCCGCCAGTTCGGGGCACCGGGGCTGGAAAACCGCAGCTCACGGCCTCACCAGACGCCGCATGCCACACCTGCTCCGGTAATCGAGCAAATCAAGGAGCACCGCCGTAAACGGCAGACCTACCTGACCATCTCCAAGGCGCTGGGGGTCGGCCACAGTACGATTTCAAGGCTGATGCGTGCCCACGGCCTCAATCGGCTGTGTCGGCTTGAACCGCCCAAGGAGGTCATCCGATACGAATACGATCAGCCCGGAGGGCTGCTGCACCTGGACATCAAGAAGCTGGGCAACTTCCAGCGGCCAGGGCACAGAACCGATGCCAAACGTCGGGGAAACGCCGCTGGCGGTGGCTGGGGCTACGTCCACGTGGCCATCGACGATCACTCCCGGGTCGCCTTCAGCAGCGTCCACCCCAACGAACAGGCCGAAACCGCCTGCCAGGCGCTGCTGGGCGCTCTGCAGTACTACGCCAGCCTGGGAATCACCTTCAAGCGGATCCTGACCGACAACGGTGCCTGCTATCGCTCCACCGCCTTTGCCAAGCTGCTCAAATCCCTTGGGATCAAGCACATCAGAACCAAGCCCTACACGCCGCGGACCAATGGCAAAGCCGAGCGCTTCATCCAAACCAGCCTGCGCGAATGGGCCTACGCCCGCGAATACGCCTCCTCGGACCAGCGCAATTCCGTGCTGACCCAATGGCTGCACCACTACAACTGGCACCGCCCTCACATGGGGATCGGTGGCCAGCCACCTATTTCCAGAGTCCTGCTGAACAACGTGGTGGGTTTACACAGTTAG
- a CDS encoding NADP-dependent malic enzyme yields the protein MSNEDFKQAALDYHRMSPPGKIKVSATKPMLTQRDLSLAYSPGVAYACEAIKADPQQASELTARGNLVAVISNGTAVLGLGNIGALAGKPVMEGKGVLFQKFAGIDVFDIEVDETDPDKLVDIIASLEPTFGGINLEDIKAPECFVVERKLRERMKIPVFHDDQHGTAIIVGAAVLNAMAITGKKIEDVKLATTGMGAAGISCVNMLVQLGLKPENILAFDREGVIHTGRTDLDPEKQRYARDTGKRTLAEIVDGADIFLGLSAPGILTADMVKTMAPDPVIFALANPTPEIMPEVARAARPDAIIGTGRSDYPNQVNNVLCFPYLFRGALDVGATAINEEMKIACVRAIAALARRAATDMGSAYGGETPSFGREYLIPRPFDRRLLVELSAAVAQAAMDSGVASRPIEDMGAYRDKLAQFVYRTSLMMKPVYDRARSDKQRVVYAEGEEEVVLQAVQNVVDDGLAHPILIGRPEVIESRIERLGLRLKIGENVEVTNINDDPRFNEYWQYYHGLTGRRGVTVAAAKNLMRSRPTLIAAVMVARGEADAMLTGIVGRFHKKLGYVRSVLPLEPKVTSTSAMTGVINQQGVFFFVDTHVQEDPTAEQLCEATLQAAYRMKLFGIEPKVALLSHSNFGSHDSKDALKMRQVRELLLKRNPRLNVDGEMQGDTAWDEALRQKLLPGSTLQGRANLFVLPNLEAANIAYNLVRVFTDGVAIGPILMGVNKPVHILTTSATSRRILNMTAIAAVDAQIRKQLEAEKKA from the coding sequence ATGTCCAACGAAGATTTCAAACAGGCCGCCCTCGATTACCACCGGATGTCCCCGCCGGGAAAGATCAAGGTTTCCGCTACCAAGCCCATGCTGACCCAGCGCGACCTGTCGCTGGCGTATTCGCCGGGCGTGGCGTACGCCTGTGAAGCGATCAAGGCCGACCCGCAGCAGGCCAGCGAGCTGACCGCCCGCGGCAACCTGGTGGCGGTGATCTCCAATGGCACCGCGGTGCTGGGCCTGGGCAACATCGGCGCGCTGGCCGGCAAGCCGGTGATGGAAGGCAAGGGCGTGCTGTTCCAGAAGTTCGCCGGCATCGATGTGTTCGACATCGAAGTGGATGAAACCGACCCGGACAAGCTGGTCGACATCATCGCCTCGCTGGAGCCGACCTTCGGCGGCATCAACCTGGAAGACATCAAGGCGCCGGAGTGCTTCGTGGTCGAGCGCAAGCTGCGCGAGCGCATGAAGATTCCGGTGTTCCATGACGACCAGCACGGCACGGCGATCATCGTCGGTGCGGCCGTGCTCAACGCCATGGCGATCACCGGCAAGAAGATCGAGGACGTGAAGCTGGCGACCACGGGCATGGGCGCAGCCGGCATTTCCTGCGTGAACATGCTGGTGCAGCTGGGCCTGAAGCCGGAAAACATCCTGGCCTTCGACCGCGAGGGCGTGATCCACACCGGTCGTACCGACCTGGATCCGGAAAAGCAGCGCTATGCGCGCGACACCGGCAAGCGCACCCTGGCCGAGATCGTCGACGGCGCGGACATCTTCCTGGGCCTGTCGGCGCCGGGCATCCTGACCGCCGACATGGTCAAGACCATGGCGCCGGACCCGGTGATCTTCGCCCTGGCCAACCCGACCCCGGAAATCATGCCGGAGGTGGCGCGCGCCGCGCGTCCGGACGCGATCATCGGCACTGGCCGTTCGGATTACCCGAACCAGGTCAACAACGTGCTGTGCTTCCCGTACCTGTTCCGTGGCGCGCTGGACGTGGGCGCCACTGCGATCAACGAGGAAATGAAGATCGCGTGCGTGCGTGCGATCGCCGCGCTGGCCCGCCGTGCCGCCACCGACATGGGCTCGGCCTACGGTGGCGAGACGCCGAGCTTCGGCCGTGAATACCTGATCCCGCGTCCGTTCGACCGCCGCCTGCTGGTGGAACTGTCGGCCGCCGTGGCCCAGGCCGCGATGGACTCGGGCGTGGCCTCGCGCCCGATCGAGGACATGGGCGCCTACCGTGACAAGCTGGCCCAGTTCGTCTACCGCACCAGCCTGATGATGAAGCCGGTCTACGACCGCGCGCGCAGCGACAAGCAGCGCGTGGTGTACGCCGAAGGCGAAGAGGAAGTGGTGCTGCAGGCGGTGCAGAACGTGGTCGACGACGGCCTGGCGCACCCGATCCTGATCGGCCGACCGGAAGTGATCGAATCACGCATCGAACGCCTCGGCCTGCGCCTGAAGATCGGCGAGAACGTTGAAGTCACCAACATCAACGACGACCCGCGCTTCAACGAATACTGGCAGTACTACCACGGCCTGACCGGCCGTCGCGGCGTGACCGTGGCCGCGGCGAAGAACCTGATGCGTTCGCGCCCGACCCTGATCGCGGCGGTGATGGTGGCCCGTGGCGAAGCCGATGCGATGCTGACCGGCATCGTCGGCCGCTTCCACAAGAAGCTGGGCTACGTGCGCAGCGTGCTGCCGCTGGAGCCGAAGGTCACCTCGACCTCTGCGATGACCGGCGTGATCAACCAGCAGGGCGTGTTCTTCTTCGTCGATACCCACGTGCAGGAAGACCCGACCGCCGAGCAGCTATGCGAAGCGACCCTGCAGGCGGCCTACCGCATGAAGCTGTTCGGCATCGAGCCGAAGGTGGCGCTGCTGTCGCACTCCAACTTCGGCAGCCACGATTCCAAGGACGCGCTGAAGATGCGCCAGGTGCGCGAGCTGCTGCTCAAGCGCAACCCGCGTCTGAACGTGGACGGCGAAATGCAGGGCGACACCGCATGGGATGAAGCGCTGCGCCAGAAGCTGCTGCCGGGCTCGACCCTGCAGGGTCGCGCCAACCTGTTCGTGCTGCCGAACCTGGAAGCGGCCAACATCGCCTACAACCTGGTGCGTGTGTTCACCGACGGCGTGGCGATCGGCCCGATCCTGATGGGCGTGAACAAGCCGGTGCACATCCTGACCACCAGCGCGACCTCGCGCAGGATCCTGAACATGACCGCGATTGCAGCGGTGGATGCGCAGATCCGCAAGCAGCTGGAAGCGGAAAAGAAGGCGTAA
- a CDS encoding dicarboxylate/amino acid:cation symporter, giving the protein MHIPTAAPAPAKPLPIYRQLYFQVIVAIVLGAILGHYEPLIGEKMKPLGDAFINLVKMIIAPVIFLTIVTGIASMTHLRTVGRVFAKAMAYFLFFSTLALIVGMIVAHVVQPGAGMNINPAELDQTAVHSYVEKSHDLTLVGFLMDIIPKTLVSAFVDGNILQVLFIAVLFGIALASVGEKGKPILNFLEALVAPVFKLVHILMKAAPIGAFGAIAFTIGKYGVGSLVNLAWLVGSFYLTAFLFVAVILGVVCRLCGFSVFKLARYLKAELLLVLGTSSSESALPSLMEKMERAGCSKSVVGLVVPTGYSFNLDGTNIYMTLAALFIAQATNTELTLGHQIALLLVAMLSSKGAAGVTGAGFITLAATLAVVPEVPVAGMALILGVDRFMSECRSLTNFIGNAVATVVVSRWEGALDRNRLQLALDGRESELPPPVDALPEALPAKG; this is encoded by the coding sequence ATGCACATCCCGACCGCAGCCCCGGCGCCTGCAAAGCCGTTGCCGATCTATCGCCAGCTGTATTTCCAGGTGATCGTGGCGATCGTCCTGGGCGCCATCCTCGGCCACTACGAACCGCTGATCGGCGAGAAGATGAAGCCGCTCGGCGATGCCTTCATCAACCTGGTGAAGATGATCATCGCGCCGGTGATCTTCCTGACCATCGTCACCGGCATCGCCAGCATGACCCACCTGCGCACGGTGGGCCGGGTGTTCGCCAAGGCGATGGCGTACTTCCTGTTCTTCTCCACGCTGGCACTGATCGTGGGCATGATCGTGGCGCACGTGGTACAGCCCGGCGCCGGCATGAACATCAACCCGGCCGAGCTGGACCAGACCGCGGTGCACAGCTACGTCGAGAAGTCGCACGACCTGACCCTGGTCGGTTTCCTGATGGACATCATTCCGAAGACGCTGGTGAGCGCCTTCGTCGACGGCAACATCCTGCAGGTGCTGTTCATCGCGGTGCTGTTCGGCATCGCGCTGGCCTCGGTGGGCGAGAAGGGCAAGCCGATCCTGAACTTCCTGGAGGCGCTGGTCGCCCCGGTGTTCAAGCTGGTGCACATCCTGATGAAGGCCGCCCCGATCGGTGCCTTCGGCGCGATCGCCTTCACCATCGGCAAATACGGCGTCGGTTCGCTGGTCAACCTGGCGTGGCTGGTGGGCTCGTTCTACCTCACCGCGTTCCTGTTCGTGGCGGTGATCCTCGGTGTGGTCTGCCGACTGTGCGGCTTCTCGGTGTTCAAGCTGGCGCGCTACCTGAAGGCCGAGCTGCTGCTGGTGCTGGGCACTTCCTCGTCGGAGTCGGCGCTGCCGTCGCTGATGGAGAAGATGGAACGCGCCGGTTGCAGCAAGTCGGTGGTGGGCCTGGTGGTCCCGACCGGCTACTCGTTCAACCTGGACGGCACCAACATCTACATGACCCTGGCGGCACTGTTCATTGCCCAGGCCACCAACACCGAACTGACCCTGGGCCACCAGATCGCCCTGCTGCTGGTTGCCATGCTCAGCTCCAAGGGGGCGGCCGGCGTCACCGGTGCCGGCTTCATCACCCTGGCCGCCACCCTTGCCGTGGTGCCGGAGGTACCGGTGGCCGGCATGGCGCTGATCCTGGGCGTGGACCGTTTCATGAGCGAATGCCGCTCGCTGACCAACTTCATCGGCAATGCGGTGGCCACCGTGGTGGTTTCGCGCTGGGAAGGCGCGCTGGACCGCAACCGCCTGCAGCTGGCGCTGGATGGCCGCGAAAGCGAGCTGCCGCCGCCGGTGGACGCACTGCCCGAGGCGCTGCCGGCCAAGGGCTGA
- a CDS encoding OprO/OprP family phosphate-selective porin, whose translation MRPIPTLLALSLAALPAFASAADFDNWPTKYAFGDGTELAATANIAYDYNDFSSGSGLEDDDAVRRKEFGATLKKKGVYDAMVYYDFQSDTWLDVFVRFESKAFFGRDIGRFRFGYMKTPVGLDANTSSRAGSFLETALPVQAFYEGRRTGVEWVLERPQYLLQAGAYGGKDLQGDNPGTTQAVRAVWTPVKAPGDVIHLGLAYSQENPRGYSDGRDVHHEASARLRARPEAGLTDIRYVDSGALVTADQIRRTGLEGIWIRGPFSLQAEALRATVTRHDGKPDYTGSGQYAMASWVLTGESRPYNAGAVANIKPAHDYGAVELVARYSRMDLDDGSILGGRQHDLTLGANWYLTSHFKFQANYVKVDASRRGVHSTPEIFELRAQMHF comes from the coding sequence ATGCGCCCGATTCCCACCTTGCTGGCCCTGTCGCTGGCCGCGCTTCCCGCCTTCGCTTCGGCTGCCGATTTCGACAACTGGCCGACCAAGTACGCCTTCGGTGACGGCACCGAGTTGGCCGCTACCGCCAACATCGCCTACGACTACAACGATTTCTCCTCGGGCAGCGGCCTGGAGGACGACGACGCCGTGCGCCGCAAGGAGTTCGGTGCGACGCTGAAGAAGAAGGGCGTCTACGACGCGATGGTCTACTACGACTTCCAGTCCGATACCTGGCTGGACGTGTTCGTGCGCTTCGAGAGCAAGGCCTTCTTCGGTCGCGACATCGGTCGCTTCCGCTTCGGCTATATGAAGACCCCGGTCGGCCTGGATGCGAACACCTCTTCGCGCGCCGGCAGCTTCCTGGAAACCGCGCTGCCCGTGCAGGCCTTCTACGAAGGCCGCCGCACCGGCGTGGAATGGGTGCTGGAGCGTCCGCAGTACCTGCTGCAGGCCGGCGCCTATGGCGGCAAGGACCTGCAGGGTGACAACCCCGGCACCACCCAGGCAGTACGTGCGGTGTGGACCCCGGTGAAGGCGCCGGGTGACGTGATCCACCTGGGCCTGGCCTACTCGCAGGAAAATCCGCGCGGTTACAGCGATGGCCGTGACGTGCACCACGAGGCCAGCGCGCGCCTTCGCGCACGCCCGGAAGCCGGCCTGACCGACATCCGCTACGTCGATTCCGGCGCCCTGGTCACCGCCGACCAGATCCGCCGCACCGGCCTGGAAGGCATCTGGATCCGCGGCCCGTTCTCGCTGCAGGCCGAAGCCCTGCGCGCCACGGTCACCCGCCATGACGGCAAGCCCGACTACACCGGCAGCGGCCAGTACGCTATGGCCAGCTGGGTGCTGACCGGCGAGTCGCGCCCGTACAACGCAGGTGCCGTGGCCAACATCAAGCCGGCGCACGACTACGGCGCGGTGGAACTGGTGGCACGTTACAGCCGCATGGACCTGGACGATGGCAGCATCCTTGGTGGCCGCCAGCACGACCTGACCCTGGGCGCGAACTGGTACCTGACCAGCCACTTCAAGTTCCAGGCCAACTACGTGAAGGTCGACGCCAGCCGTCGTGGTGTGCACAGCACGCCGGAGATCTTCGAGCTGCGCGCGCAGATGCACTTCTGA
- a CDS encoding hybrid sensor histidine kinase/response regulator: MYWLSRHRMLLLTILVMVGGTVLCAVAAGHYAWRRALGEESSQVQRQLQLYGQGLQQRIDRFGTLPQVLALDPDLLHALRVPPSPTEQQRLNLKLQRANEVTRASTLTLVGHDGVAVAASNWDQPTSNVGENYSYRPYYRQALAQGRGRFYGIGMTTGVPGYYLSQAIEEDGKRLGVVVIKVELSALEQEWLSSPDVVLASDDHDVVFLANRDSWRYRLLRPLGADERREMLDARQYADRALQPLRARTEDVLADGGRMVRLLDPALPQPMLWQSLPLPAEGWNLHLLHDASAATAAGRAAALTGGAAWLALGFLVLFVQQRRRLAKHRLRSRRELETLLKQHAQELRTAQDGLLQAATDADSGLSRSLEHLPQGVVVIDRELRLVAWNSRYLELFRFPQDLVRVGRPIEELFRFNARRGLLGPGPVDEAIERRLNHLRSGRPHMRESEKDDGTVLEIRGNPLPDGGFVTSYADITSYKNAARELRSLADALEHRIAERTHDLEEARREAEQANRYKTRFVASAVHDLLQPLNAARMFVSVLRGKLSDPAQQQTSDHIDAALAAQDAILNSLLDIARLESGSLPTRVQAFRLGPLLQTLAREFGIAAQSRGLVVDWVDTAAVVVSDEALLRRILQNFLSNALRYSERGRVLLGCRRREGLLWIEVHDQGPGIPDALQGEIFEEFRRLHDGQQRGAGLGLAIVDRIGRLLGHPIRLRSQLGQGSVFAVGVPFGEASAIPATAPVPVLVQEPAADNPLRGRRVWVIDDDPHVCAASRALLERWGCEVALADGPQAALQLAATGAVPELVLLDVRMGDHHGPVLYETLTELWQARPPVVLVTAERDAGLREMAAERGWGMMAKPVKPPALRALMSQLLIRHRG; the protein is encoded by the coding sequence ATGTACTGGCTCAGCCGCCACCGGATGCTGTTGCTGACCATCCTGGTGATGGTCGGAGGCACCGTGCTTTGTGCGGTCGCCGCCGGCCACTACGCCTGGCGGCGCGCCCTCGGCGAGGAAAGCAGCCAGGTGCAACGCCAGCTGCAGCTGTACGGCCAGGGCCTGCAGCAGCGCATCGACCGCTTCGGCACGTTGCCGCAGGTACTGGCGCTGGATCCGGATCTGCTGCACGCCCTGCGTGTGCCGCCCTCGCCCACCGAACAGCAGCGGCTGAACCTCAAGCTGCAACGCGCCAATGAAGTCACCCGTGCCTCGACCCTGACCCTGGTCGGCCACGACGGGGTGGCAGTGGCGGCCAGCAACTGGGACCAGCCGACCAGCAACGTCGGCGAGAACTACAGCTACCGCCCCTACTACCGGCAGGCACTGGCGCAGGGCCGCGGCCGCTTCTACGGCATCGGCATGACCACCGGCGTACCCGGCTACTACCTGTCGCAGGCCATCGAGGAAGACGGCAAGCGGCTCGGCGTGGTGGTGATCAAGGTCGAGCTGTCGGCGCTGGAACAGGAATGGTTGAGCAGCCCGGACGTGGTGCTGGCCAGCGACGACCATGACGTGGTGTTCCTGGCCAACCGTGACAGCTGGCGCTACCGCCTGCTGCGCCCGCTGGGCGCCGATGAGCGCCGCGAAATGCTGGACGCCCGCCAATACGCCGACCGCGCGTTGCAGCCATTGCGCGCGCGTACTGAAGACGTGCTTGCCGATGGTGGCCGCATGGTGCGCCTGCTCGATCCCGCACTGCCGCAGCCGATGCTGTGGCAAAGCCTGCCGCTGCCCGCCGAAGGCTGGAACCTGCATCTGCTGCACGACGCCAGCGCCGCCACCGCCGCCGGTCGCGCGGCCGCCCTCACCGGCGGTGCCGCGTGGCTGGCGCTGGGCTTCCTGGTGCTGTTCGTGCAGCAGCGCCGACGCCTGGCCAAGCATCGCCTGCGCAGCCGCCGCGAACTGGAAACCCTGCTCAAGCAGCACGCACAGGAACTGCGCACCGCACAGGATGGCCTGCTGCAGGCGGCCACCGACGCCGACAGCGGACTCAGCCGCAGCCTCGAACACCTGCCGCAGGGCGTGGTGGTGATCGACCGCGAACTGCGCCTGGTCGCGTGGAACTCGCGCTACCTGGAACTGTTCCGTTTCCCACAGGACCTGGTTCGCGTCGGCCGGCCGATCGAGGAACTGTTCCGCTTCAACGCACGCCGTGGCCTGCTCGGTCCGGGCCCGGTCGATGAAGCAATCGAGCGCCGCCTGAACCACCTGCGCAGCGGCCGCCCGCACATGCGCGAGAGCGAGAAGGACGACGGCACGGTGCTGGAGATCCGTGGCAATCCGCTGCCTGACGGCGGCTTCGTCACCAGCTATGCCGACATCACCAGCTACAAGAACGCCGCGCGCGAACTGCGCTCGTTGGCCGATGCGCTGGAGCACCGCATCGCCGAGCGCACCCATGATCTGGAAGAAGCACGCCGCGAAGCCGAGCAGGCCAACCGCTACAAGACCCGTTTCGTTGCCTCGGCCGTGCACGACCTGCTGCAGCCCCTCAACGCGGCGCGCATGTTCGTCTCGGTGCTGCGCGGCAAGCTGAGTGACCCGGCGCAGCAACAGACCAGCGACCACATCGATGCTGCATTGGCCGCGCAGGATGCGATCCTCAACAGCCTGCTGGATATCGCGCGCCTGGAATCGGGCAGCCTGCCCACGCGCGTACAGGCGTTCCGGCTCGGGCCTTTGCTGCAGACGCTGGCACGCGAGTTCGGCATCGCCGCGCAGTCACGCGGGCTGGTGGTCGACTGGGTCGATACCGCTGCGGTGGTGGTCAGCGATGAAGCGCTGCTGCGCCGCATCCTGCAGAACTTCCTGTCCAACGCATTGCGCTACAGCGAACGTGGCCGCGTGCTGCTCGGCTGCCGTCGCCGCGAAGGCCTGCTGTGGATCGAAGTTCACGACCAAGGCCCCGGCATTCCCGATGCACTGCAGGGCGAGATCTTCGAGGAGTTCCGCCGCCTGCACGACGGCCAGCAGCGCGGCGCCGGCCTTGGCCTGGCAATCGTCGACCGCATCGGTCGGCTGCTCGGCCACCCGATCCGCCTGCGCTCGCAGCTGGGCCAGGGCAGCGTGTTCGCGGTGGGCGTGCCGTTCGGCGAAGCCAGCGCGATTCCCGCTACTGCTCCTGTGCCGGTGCTGGTGCAGGAACCGGCCGCGGACAATCCGCTGCGCGGTCGCCGGGTGTGGGTGATCGACGACGATCCGCACGTCTGCGCCGCCAGCCGCGCGCTGCTGGAGCGCTGGGGCTGCGAGGTGGCGCTGGCCGACGGCCCGCAGGCGGCGCTGCAGCTGGCGGCAACAGGCGCGGTGCCGGAGCTGGTGCTGCTGGATGTGCGCATGGGCGATCACCACGGGCCGGTGCTGTACGAGACGCTGACCGAGTTGTGGCAGGCCCGTCCGCCGGTGGTGCTGGTCACCGCCGAGCGCGATGCGGGATTGCGTGAGATGGCCGCCGAGCGCGGCTGGGGAATGATGGCCAAGCCGGTGAAGCCGCCGGCGCTGCGGGCGTTGATGAGCCAGTTGTTGATCCGCCATCGCGGGTAG
- a CDS encoding response regulator, with the protein MSEYTILIADDHPLLRSAVVQSLRQSLPLAQVREVASAEALAEALDAHPNVDLVLLDLTMPGAHGFSALLHVRGSHPDIPVVILSSNDHPRVIRRAQQFGAAGFIPKSAPAETIGEAVQAVLDGGLWFPAMAAERSEADALLASRLAQLTPQQFRVLLCLADGLLNKQIAYTLGLAENTVKVHVTAILKKLECHSRTQAAVLVKALEPEGDAGIGL; encoded by the coding sequence ATGAGCGAATACACCATCCTGATCGCCGATGACCACCCGCTGCTGCGTTCGGCGGTGGTGCAGTCATTGCGGCAGAGCCTGCCGCTGGCGCAGGTGCGCGAGGTCGCCAGCGCCGAGGCATTGGCCGAAGCGCTGGATGCCCACCCGAATGTGGACCTGGTGCTGCTGGACCTGACCATGCCCGGCGCGCACGGTTTTTCCGCGCTGCTGCACGTGCGCGGCTCGCATCCGGACATTCCGGTGGTGATCCTCTCGTCCAACGACCATCCGCGGGTGATCCGTCGTGCTCAGCAGTTTGGCGCCGCTGGCTTCATCCCGAAGTCCGCCCCGGCCGAGACCATCGGCGAGGCGGTGCAGGCGGTGCTCGATGGTGGCCTGTGGTTCCCGGCGATGGCCGCCGAACGCTCCGAGGCCGACGCACTGCTGGCCAGCCGCTTGGCCCAGCTGACCCCGCAGCAGTTCCGGGTACTGCTGTGCCTGGCCGATGGCCTGCTCAACAAGCAGATCGCCTACACGCTGGGGTTGGCCGAGAACACGGTGAAGGTACATGTCACTGCGATCCTGAAGAAGCTCGAATGCCATAGCCGCACGCAGGCAGCGGTGCTGGTGAAGGCGCTGGAGCCCGAGGGCGACGCCGGCATCGGGTTGTAG
- a CDS encoding ABC transporter substrate-binding protein — protein MIRLFAAAVALLLALPVLAAPGDVRRFPAQAKATAQLRIHGTTDIEVFAVVIADYQRLHPGTEVVYEDIITQDLYARYLHDRGGPASPDLLISSGMDLQTKLVNDGHALPHRSAQTAALPAWAQWRNEAFGISYEPVVMVYNTRALPAAKVPHTRRQLLDRLRAEGAPLRGRVGTYDIERSSVGYLLSTQDAQRGSIAGALLGALGDNDVVREERTGVLLDKVASGQLSLVYNVLGSYAQARIDAGAPLAIVEPEDYTLVVLRTAVIPRTGPHPEEARRFLDYLLSPRGQQVLSREARLMPIVTGNARGDDAPGRSRRPIQLGPGLLVYLDALKRRQFLDAWRSSVEPAGR, from the coding sequence ATGATCCGCCTGTTCGCTGCTGCCGTTGCCTTGCTGCTGGCCCTGCCGGTGCTTGCAGCACCGGGCGACGTGCGCCGCTTCCCGGCCCAGGCAAAGGCCACTGCGCAGCTGCGCATCCACGGCACCACCGACATCGAAGTGTTCGCGGTAGTGATTGCCGACTACCAGCGGCTGCACCCCGGCACTGAGGTGGTGTACGAGGACATCATCACCCAGGACCTGTACGCGCGGTACCTGCACGACCGCGGCGGACCGGCATCGCCGGACCTGCTGATCTCCAGCGGCATGGACCTGCAGACCAAGCTGGTCAACGACGGCCACGCGCTGCCGCATCGTTCGGCGCAGACCGCTGCGCTACCGGCCTGGGCGCAGTGGCGCAACGAGGCCTTCGGCATCAGCTACGAGCCGGTGGTGATGGTCTACAACACCCGCGCACTGCCGGCTGCGAAGGTGCCGCACACGCGTCGGCAACTGCTGGACCGGTTGCGCGCGGAGGGGGCACCGCTGCGCGGCAGGGTCGGTACCTATGACATCGAGCGCAGCAGTGTCGGCTACCTGTTGTCTACCCAGGATGCGCAGCGTGGCAGCATCGCCGGCGCGTTGCTGGGCGCGCTGGGCGACAACGACGTGGTGCGCGAGGAGCGCACCGGCGTGCTGCTGGACAAGGTCGCCAGCGGACAGCTGTCGCTGGTCTACAACGTGCTCGGCTCCTACGCGCAGGCGCGCATCGACGCGGGTGCGCCGCTGGCGATCGTGGAGCCCGAGGACTACACGCTGGTGGTGCTGCGTACCGCGGTGATTCCACGTACCGGCCCACACCCGGAAGAAGCCCGGCGCTTCCTCGACTACCTGTTGTCACCGCGTGGCCAGCAGGTGCTGTCGCGCGAGGCACGGCTGATGCCGATCGTGACCGGCAACGCACGTGGCGACGATGCGCCCGGCCGCAGCCGCCGTCCGATCCAGCTCGGCCCAGGCCTGCTGGTGTACCTGGACGCGCTCAAGCGCCGCCAGTTCCTGGATGCCTGGCGCAGCAGCGTGGAGCCGGCAGGGCGCTGA